One window of bacterium genomic DNA carries:
- a CDS encoding GNAT family N-acetyltransferase: protein MGDLADVFSLEQEVFGVHGYPLFFFRQALDVFGNLLRIAVNDTGTIAGYVLGALKPENGACWILSLAVKNEYRRMGIATGLMLDAIDVLSSKGADEVFLTVAPGNTDARACYRALGFRETETVDDYFGPGETRIIMRKDL, encoded by the coding sequence GTGGGTGATTTAGCGGATGTATTTTCTTTGGAACAGGAAGTGTTCGGGGTTCATGGCTATCCACTGTTTTTTTTCCGTCAGGCGCTTGATGTGTTCGGCAATCTGCTCCGCATCGCCGTAAACGATACGGGAACCATCGCCGGGTATGTTCTCGGCGCTTTGAAGCCGGAAAACGGAGCGTGCTGGATACTTTCGCTCGCCGTGAAAAATGAATACCGCCGCATGGGTATTGCGACGGGACTCATGCTCGATGCGATCGACGTATTGTCCTCCAAAGGAGCGGATGAAGTGTTTCTGACCGTTGCACCCGGAAACACAGATGCACGGGCATGTTATCGCGCCCTCGGTTTCCGTGAGACGGAGACCGTGGATGATTATTTCGGGCCCGGGGAGACACGCATAATCATGCGTAAAGACCTGTGA
- a CDS encoding SH3 domain-containing protein: MSKVLKSMSVCFALFAMIVSVAQGQANAPRGERQGERQGERRQALTAPKVVPGSTAEMQSADFWISRIKDPDKIILTPAQIRELNKKNSTRGSEFTDAFGNPYSIQQVLDDKDLIGIMYHVEDPLSITSFPADSLRARIERSNNWFNNRNLYDRRNMKYDEDMKNELIDMTNVSSIPAKIITPRYGILVKHTLDRVMPTNLPASGGPGGWLDSFQSGMIDYGQPVAVLHVSKDHDWYYVRSEICFGWIPAVNVAFGSPKEIGDYINSTDFIVATCHKVPIYADKNFDVFIEDFYMGAKVRLTRKTADGYEVSYPYRKPDGSFGMAAGWVKPDARVSVGYQPFTQRNVINTLFTLLYRPYGWADSYNERDCCGMVRVVLRTCGIYTGRWTTHELHASDHVVMFPRSTPKEKKYEFLKGCEPGICFVGDGGHISTYLGEVDGKHYVIHQSGYSYNSEDGTRMNVNRVNVNDTELEGGSNIGSWTEITTIKP; this comes from the coding sequence ATGAGTAAAGTGCTGAAGAGTATGAGCGTATGCTTTGCATTATTCGCCATGATTGTTTCCGTTGCACAGGGCCAGGCAAACGCGCCCCGTGGTGAACGTCAAGGTGAACGTCAGGGCGAGCGTAGACAGGCGCTTACCGCTCCGAAAGTCGTTCCCGGATCGACTGCAGAGATGCAGTCGGCCGATTTCTGGATTTCCCGTATCAAGGATCCCGACAAGATCATATTGACCCCGGCACAGATACGGGAGCTCAATAAAAAGAACAGCACGCGCGGTTCAGAATTCACCGATGCTTTCGGGAATCCTTATTCGATTCAGCAGGTACTCGACGATAAGGACCTCATCGGAATCATGTACCATGTCGAGGATCCGCTCTCGATCACTTCTTTTCCCGCCGACAGCCTCCGCGCTCGTATCGAGCGCTCGAACAACTGGTTCAATAACCGTAACCTCTACGATCGAAGAAACATGAAGTACGACGAGGACATGAAAAATGAGCTCATCGACATGACCAATGTGTCTTCGATTCCCGCAAAGATCATTACCCCGCGGTATGGAATTCTCGTGAAGCATACGCTCGACAGAGTGATGCCCACCAACCTGCCGGCAAGCGGCGGTCCGGGCGGCTGGCTCGATAGTTTCCAGTCGGGAATGATTGATTACGGCCAGCCGGTTGCGGTTCTCCATGTGTCGAAGGATCATGACTGGTATTACGTGCGGAGCGAAATCTGCTTCGGCTGGATACCCGCGGTCAATGTGGCTTTCGGCTCTCCGAAGGAAATCGGCGACTACATCAACAGCACGGATTTTATCGTCGCTACCTGCCACAAGGTGCCGATTTATGCCGACAAAAACTTCGATGTGTTTATCGAGGATTTTTACATGGGCGCAAAAGTCAGGCTCACCAGGAAAACCGCCGACGGTTACGAGGTAAGCTATCCGTACCGCAAGCCGGATGGCTCGTTCGGCATGGCTGCCGGATGGGTGAAACCCGATGCGCGGGTCAGTGTCGGCTACCAGCCTTTCACCCAGCGTAATGTCATCAATACCCTTTTCACCCTGCTCTACCGTCCCTACGGCTGGGCGGATTCATACAACGAACGAGACTGCTGCGGGATGGTTCGTGTTGTCCTCAGAACGTGCGGTATTTATACCGGCCGATGGACAACCCACGAGCTGCATGCTTCAGACCATGTCGTCATGTTCCCCCGCTCGACTCCGAAAGAGAAAAAATACGAGTTTCTCAAGGGATGCGAGCCCGGAATATGCTTTGTCGGTGACGGCGGCCATATATCGACGTATCTCGGCGAGGTGGACGGTAAGCATTATGTGATCCACCAGTCCGGTTACAGCTATAACAGCGAGGACGGTACAAGAATGAATGTCAACCGCGTCAATGTCAACGATACCGAACTCGAAGGCGGTTCAAACATCGGCAGCTGGACGGAGATTACAACAATCAAGCCTTGA
- a CDS encoding DUF3108 domain-containing protein has translation MRYLTLLLSLILVLGTAGCIFDSDKKDDIKGEYLDSYFPLNPKLTRNYTVTTFLDSLESRSTMIRFFSGIMNFHGTPYYILQSTDSDKYSYYRIDNGILYRFYFENEKYFVPFAHEEPLLDFTKNPGESWLVVDNTIPETNGETTYTLTATYVGLETVQVPAGTFEGCTRYDNYETFVNVYSTGEGENTQRMEMRYSTWYAKSVGLVKATSEGDFFGNYLIELETYTLKK, from the coding sequence ATGAGATATCTGACGCTGCTCTTAAGTTTAATCCTTGTTCTCGGAACTGCCGGCTGTATTTTCGACAGCGATAAAAAGGACGACATCAAGGGGGAGTATCTCGATTCATACTTCCCGCTCAATCCGAAGCTGACAAGGAACTACACGGTAACGACCTTTCTGGATTCGCTCGAATCCCGCAGTACCATGATCCGGTTTTTTTCCGGGATAATGAACTTCCATGGTACTCCCTACTATATTCTTCAATCGACCGACAGCGACAAGTATTCGTATTACCGTATCGACAACGGTATTCTCTATCGTTTTTACTTTGAAAACGAAAAATATTTCGTTCCCTTCGCTCACGAGGAGCCTCTTCTCGACTTTACGAAAAATCCCGGTGAATCCTGGCTTGTCGTCGACAACACCATTCCGGAAACAAACGGAGAAACCACCTATACTCTCACCGCAACGTATGTCGGGCTTGAAACGGTTCAGGTACCGGCCGGAACATTCGAAGGGTGTACGCGGTATGATAATTACGAAACATTTGTCAATGTATACAGCACCGGGGAAGGCGAGAACACGCAGAGAATGGAGATGAGATACAGCACATGGTATGCGAAGAGCGTCGGACTTGTCAAGGCGACATCCGAGGGGGATTTTTTCGGAAATTATCTGATCGAGCTCGAGACCTATACCCTGAAGAAATAA
- a CDS encoding PilZ domain-containing protein, with translation MDQKQDNASEQFGFNDITRLITDEDADLLMNFSSSQETKWEILIGSPDDALCKLVAELFENDHRINITIAQTGCDTLVDCSRILPHLAIIDEKFPDIPSSEVIKCIKRRDELKDTRILYAMESEKSAPPPEGEIDDYFYKSNKDNTYMTRKLNTLLFSSNQIPALKRRWPRLDVDIAAQIQVYSTSDPIHCINGSAQVKNISSTGAFLANINLDEKLNPEDTYRVLLKIDQPPLSNWVAESIMLHVRPDNTAGLKFINLSKQNRLKMANMFEQ, from the coding sequence ATGGACCAGAAACAAGACAACGCGTCCGAACAGTTCGGATTCAATGATATAACGAGGCTGATCACCGATGAGGATGCGGACCTCCTCATGAATTTTTCATCCTCCCAGGAAACAAAATGGGAGATACTGATAGGGTCTCCGGACGATGCCCTGTGTAAACTTGTGGCGGAACTCTTCGAGAACGATCATCGGATCAACATCACCATTGCGCAGACAGGATGCGATACCCTCGTCGACTGTTCCAGGATTCTTCCCCATCTCGCGATCATCGATGAAAAATTCCCCGACATTCCTTCATCGGAAGTGATAAAGTGCATCAAGAGACGTGATGAATTGAAAGATACCAGGATACTGTATGCCATGGAGTCCGAAAAGAGCGCGCCGCCTCCTGAAGGGGAAATTGACGATTATTTTTACAAATCCAATAAAGACAATACCTACATGACGAGAAAACTGAACACACTTTTATTTTCGTCCAATCAGATTCCCGCTCTGAAACGGCGATGGCCCCGCCTCGATGTGGATATCGCGGCGCAGATCCAGGTTTACAGTACTTCCGATCCCATCCATTGCATCAACGGCTCTGCACAGGTAAAAAACATCAGCAGCACCGGCGCCTTTCTTGCAAATATAAACCTCGATGAAAAGCTCAATCCCGAGGATACATACAGAGTGCTCCTGAAAATCGACCAGCCGCCCCTCAGCAACTGGGTGGCGGAGTCAATCATGCTGCATGTGAGACCCGATAATACGGCGGGATTGAAATTCATCAACCTGTCGAAACAGAACCGTCTCAAAATGGCGAATATGTTCGAACAATAA
- a CDS encoding HD domain-containing protein encodes MNAVPDQETYVPIYLGTMRANTLQLFSIYIKIADNYVLYHTGGERLNEEVLNKLIYNKITFVYIRKKDTGAYNEYLAENLSLILRDPVTSVEEKAEIANYSIRTIAHYIFEQPDPANLKLFRQSVVSATDFILNYEEAIYALIRMTSYNFTIPNHSINVGIFATGLAKTILRNDPAHKIQEIAMGFFLHDIGKSLIPESIMNKPGPLTHSEWKTMKLHPSEGFKLLTNNNIRSEEIKIIVTQHHERNSGKGYPRGLKGNQIHMYSKICLIADIFEALTSHRPYKKRHDSSFNALLTMKNEMLKEFDPFFFQQFVLLFRNTFGTSHI; translated from the coding sequence ATGAATGCCGTTCCTGATCAGGAAACGTATGTACCGATATATCTCGGCACCATGAGAGCCAACACATTACAGCTATTCAGTATTTATATCAAGATTGCTGATAATTATGTGCTCTATCATACCGGGGGTGAACGACTCAACGAGGAGGTGCTCAATAAACTCATCTATAATAAAATAACGTTTGTGTATATCAGGAAAAAAGATACCGGTGCTTATAATGAGTACCTTGCCGAAAATCTTTCCTTGATTCTTCGGGATCCAGTTACATCTGTCGAAGAAAAAGCCGAAATAGCTAATTACTCCATTAGAACCATCGCCCATTATATTTTCGAACAGCCTGACCCCGCCAATCTGAAACTCTTCAGGCAGTCCGTTGTTTCGGCAACGGATTTTATCCTTAATTATGAAGAAGCAATATATGCACTCATCCGTATGACATCATACAATTTCACCATTCCGAATCATTCCATTAATGTTGGTATTTTTGCCACGGGACTCGCAAAAACAATTTTACGCAATGATCCGGCGCACAAAATACAGGAAATTGCAATGGGATTTTTCCTCCATGATATCGGCAAGAGCCTGATCCCCGAGAGTATCATGAACAAACCGGGACCCCTGACCCACAGCGAATGGAAAACCATGAAACTCCATCCGTCAGAGGGATTCAAGCTTCTTACGAACAACAATATCCGCAGCGAGGAAATCAAAATAATCGTTACCCAGCACCATGAGCGTAACAGCGGAAAAGGGTATCCCCGGGGTTTGAAAGGGAATCAGATCCACATGTACAGCAAGATATGCCTGATCGCAGATATTTTTGAGGCGCTCACATCCCACCGGCCTTATAAAAAACGTCACGACAGCTCGTTCAACGCTCTTCTCACCATGAAAAATGAAATGCTCAAGGAATTCGATCCGTTCTTTTTTCAGCAATTCGTTCTCCTTTTCCGAAATACCTTCGGGACATCCCATATATAA
- a CDS encoding HD domain-containing protein, which yields MDQTPPAEFIPIYLRTMRVNTLQSFSIYIKVVDNYVLYHSGGEKLTEGVLNKLIENKIVYVYIRKQDTEAYLQYLSENLSKTLKDPDVSLKEKSEIANVSIRSIAFTFFDKPSEETLKQYMTSVATLAEYILTYEEAIYTLIRLTSNKYGISTHSINVGMYATGLAKNLLADDPSHNIKEISAGFFLHDVGKSLIPGQILYKNGPLTHSEWKTMKRHPTEGFKLLNQFNLNSNEIKIITTQHHERKNGKGYPIGIKGDGIHIYSKICSIADSFEALTATRPYKKRNESSFNALLILKNEMMNEFDPFFFQQFVLLFREALEQSKPKTVVQLS from the coding sequence ATGGATCAGACACCACCTGCAGAATTCATTCCCATTTATCTCCGAACTATGCGTGTCAACACATTGCAGTCTTTCAGTATATACATTAAAGTTGTCGATAATTATGTACTCTATCACAGCGGAGGCGAAAAATTAACCGAGGGTGTTCTCAACAAGCTTATTGAAAATAAAATAGTTTATGTCTATATCCGTAAGCAGGATACGGAGGCTTATTTACAGTATCTTTCGGAAAATCTTTCAAAAACGCTCAAAGACCCCGATGTTTCTCTCAAGGAAAAATCCGAAATCGCCAATGTTTCTATACGCAGCATCGCCTTTACCTTTTTTGATAAACCCAGCGAAGAAACCCTTAAACAGTACATGACATCCGTCGCAACATTGGCCGAATATATCCTTACATATGAAGAAGCAATTTATACCCTCATACGCCTGACTTCGAACAAATACGGTATTTCAACCCATTCTATCAATGTCGGTATGTATGCGACAGGCCTCGCGAAAAATCTCCTGGCCGACGATCCCAGTCATAATATCAAGGAAATTTCGGCGGGATTTTTTCTCCATGATGTCGGTAAAAGTCTCATACCCGGACAGATTCTCTATAAAAACGGTCCGCTGACTCACAGCGAATGGAAAACCATGAAACGTCACCCCACCGAAGGATTCAAACTCCTCAATCAGTTCAATCTCAACAGTAATGAAATAAAAATCATCACAACACAGCACCATGAAAGGAAAAACGGTAAAGGTTATCCCATCGGCATCAAAGGTGACGGTATTCACATATACAGTAAGATATGCAGTATCGCCGATTCGTTCGAAGCCCTTACTGCGACCAGACCATATAAAAAAAGGAACGAAAGCTCCTTTAACGCTCTCCTGATATTGAAGAATGAAATGATGAATGAATTCGATCCGTTCTTTTTCCAGCAGTTTGTCCTTCTGTTCCGCGAAGCACTCGAGCAGTCGAAACCTAAAACTGTCGTACAGTTATCGTAA
- a CDS encoding HD domain-containing protein: MFQTMDQVYYEVPLNSIRIDSEPYFNIYNKIEDEYKFFHSKGEPFTDENLDGFLSKGIMSVFIHANDSKYYSQYLADNLTDILGNPNMTVNEKAQFSHAGITGVARILFEQPKLEIIRLFKSSISSVTDFVLEDEDAISELIRLTSYSFSLSTHSVNVGIFALGLAKMLLGNDPFHNMREIAAGFFLHDIGKSMIPQSVLHKAGPLTHNEWRSLKLHPTEGYKLLNQFKICNNDIKTIVMQHHERNNGRGYPYGLHEDEIHLYSKICSIADVFEALTSHRPYKKESKSSFSALLILRKEMAKEFDPHMFQQFVLLFRNAYDIQS; encoded by the coding sequence ATGTTTCAGACTATGGATCAGGTTTATTATGAGGTACCACTTAATTCGATAAGGATCGATTCAGAGCCGTATTTCAATATTTATAATAAGATAGAGGATGAATATAAGTTCTTTCATTCTAAGGGAGAACCGTTTACCGATGAAAATCTCGACGGGTTTCTCAGCAAAGGAATCATGTCGGTTTTTATCCATGCGAACGATTCCAAATACTACAGCCAATATCTGGCCGATAATCTCACTGACATTCTCGGCAATCCGAACATGACTGTCAATGAAAAGGCGCAATTTTCCCATGCGGGAATCACCGGTGTTGCCCGGATTCTTTTCGAACAGCCAAAGCTTGAAATAATACGGTTATTCAAATCCTCGATATCATCCGTGACTGATTTTGTACTCGAAGATGAAGATGCCATCAGCGAGCTTATTCGCCTGACATCATACAGTTTCAGTCTGTCGACACATTCTGTCAATGTCGGTATCTTTGCGCTGGGTCTGGCAAAAATGCTTCTGGGTAATGACCCGTTCCATAATATGCGTGAAATCGCCGCCGGATTTTTCCTCCATGATATCGGTAAAAGCATGATACCTCAGTCAGTTCTGCATAAAGCCGGCCCTCTGACTCATAACGAGTGGAGAAGTCTCAAGCTGCATCCGACGGAAGGTTATAAACTCCTGAATCAATTTAAAATCTGCAATAATGACATAAAAACAATCGTCATGCAGCACCATGAACGTAACAACGGGAGAGGGTACCCGTACGGTTTACATGAAGATGAAATCCACCTGTACAGTAAAATCTGCAGTATTGCCGATGTTTTTGAAGCGCTCACATCTCATCGTCCTTACAAAAAGGAGAGTAAAAGTTCGTTTTCCGCATTACTTATCCTGAGAAAGGAAATGGCAAAAGAGTTCGACCCGCATATGTTCCAGCAGTTTGTTCTCCTGTTCCGTAACGCATACGATATTCAATCATGA
- a CDS encoding amidohydrolase, whose protein sequence is MPGRELYQRLKTEIDSMAVVDMHEHLMYPEEDYLEKNADFGRFTSWYTIDDLMSAGMEIPNLLEYRETLGSVLRINGRALSLDEKWKYIKPYWEHSRYTGYCRAARYSMKKLLGIDDLTDGTYHEVTEKLAALMKPGVYRKLFGEICGITHIVNDIDTMALPGAYERMDRELLRFVSRFRHFSYMYLPGGLANLEKMFGRTIRNIDHLLDVMDEQFDRWKKDKRIALKIADAYLRDLHYEDSTRDEAERVMKRIFTLRRLPHLEETLSFAEARPFENFVLHRILDRAEEHGFPVIVHTGIQTHMGNEVVNSRASLLTNLFVKYPKVRFHLLHSGYPWMKETACLAKQFPNVSLDLTWVHIIVPEGAREGLSHMLDLVPVNKIHGFGGDALVPETVWGSLEIARENIAHVLAEKVTMGLMTETEAVDVAARILSGNARNLFRLE, encoded by the coding sequence ATGCCAGGCAGGGAGCTCTACCAACGTTTGAAAACCGAAATCGATTCCATGGCGGTTGTAGACATGCATGAACACCTCATGTATCCGGAAGAGGACTATCTTGAAAAAAACGCCGATTTCGGGAGATTCACATCGTGGTATACCATCGATGATCTCATGAGCGCGGGTATGGAAATTCCCAATCTTCTGGAATACAGGGAGACACTCGGATCGGTGCTGCGTATCAACGGGCGAGCGCTTTCGCTCGATGAGAAATGGAAGTATATAAAGCCGTACTGGGAACATTCCCGCTATACCGGATACTGCCGCGCCGCGCGGTATTCAATGAAAAAACTGCTCGGAATCGACGACCTGACCGACGGCACATACCATGAAGTTACGGAAAAACTCGCTGCGCTCATGAAACCGGGCGTCTATCGGAAACTGTTCGGAGAAATCTGCGGAATCACGCACATTGTGAACGATATCGACACCATGGCGCTTCCGGGGGCATACGAGCGGATGGACCGCGAGCTCCTGCGGTTTGTCTCGCGGTTCAGGCATTTTTCCTATATGTACCTGCCGGGAGGACTTGCCAATCTGGAAAAAATGTTCGGCAGGACAATCCGTAACATCGATCATCTCCTCGATGTCATGGACGAACAGTTCGACCGCTGGAAAAAGGACAAACGGATCGCGCTCAAGATTGCCGATGCCTACCTGCGGGACCTGCACTACGAAGACAGCACCCGTGACGAGGCCGAGCGGGTGATGAAGCGTATCTTTACGCTGCGGCGGCTCCCGCATCTCGAAGAAACTCTCTCGTTCGCAGAAGCCCGCCCCTTCGAGAATTTCGTCCTGCACCGTATCCTCGACCGCGCCGAGGAGCATGGTTTCCCGGTGATTGTTCACACCGGCATCCAGACCCACATGGGCAACGAAGTTGTAAATTCGCGGGCTTCCCTGCTTACGAATCTTTTTGTCAAATACCCGAAAGTACGGTTCCATCTCCTTCATTCGGGCTACCCGTGGATGAAGGAAACGGCATGCCTTGCCAAACAGTTCCCCAATGTGTCGCTCGACCTGACATGGGTACATATCATTGTCCCGGAAGGCGCCCGTGAGGGGCTTTCGCATATGCTCGACCTGGTTCCGGTAAATAAAATCCACGGATTTGGCGGTGATGCGCTCGTACCGGAAACGGTCTGGGGTTCTCTCGAGATTGCGCGGGAAAATATCGCCCATGTTCTTGCGGAGAAGGTGACCATGGGGCTCATGACCGAAACCGAGGCTGTGGACGTCGCGGCACGGATTCTCAGCGGAAACGCCCGAAATCTGTTCAGGCTGGAATGA
- the wecB gene encoding UDP-N-acetylglucosamine 2-epimerase (non-hydrolyzing) codes for MKIAPLMHILKQKPDFETLLVHTGQHYDKNMSRQFFEELDIPKPDINLEVGSDSHAVQTAKIMMGFEPVVLDFKPRYVLVVGDVNSTIACGLVAVKLGVKLIHVEAGLRSFDRTMPEEINRILTDSISDMLFVSEQSGVDQLLREGIDRKKIHFVGNVMIDTLLANIKKARESSILGRLGLSPRRYVAVTLHRPSNVDDYKNFGSILGAFETIGHEMKIVFPIHPRTRKNIGNMGFSDRIASMKNLEITDPLGYLDFLWLMNNAAVVLTDSGGIQEETTILGVPCMTLRENTERPVTITEGTNRLVPLTTRDILFHFNTIIGQGITPAPRVPKFWDGKAAERIVAIIESDHGLSGETA; via the coding sequence ATGAAGATTGCCCCCCTCATGCATATTTTGAAACAAAAACCGGATTTTGAAACTCTTCTCGTGCATACCGGACAGCACTATGATAAGAACATGTCCCGCCAGTTCTTTGAAGAGCTCGATATCCCCAAACCCGATATAAATCTGGAGGTCGGCTCCGACAGTCATGCTGTCCAGACTGCGAAAATCATGATGGGATTCGAGCCGGTTGTCCTCGATTTCAAGCCCCGCTATGTTCTCGTGGTTGGTGATGTCAACAGCACCATCGCCTGCGGTCTCGTTGCGGTGAAGCTCGGCGTGAAGCTCATCCATGTCGAAGCCGGCCTGCGAAGCTTCGACCGGACGATGCCGGAGGAGATCAACAGGATTCTGACCGATTCCATCAGCGACATGCTGTTCGTCAGCGAGCAGTCGGGTGTCGACCAGCTTCTCAGGGAAGGTATCGACCGGAAAAAGATTCATTTTGTCGGCAATGTCATGATCGATACGCTCCTCGCCAACATCAAAAAAGCCCGGGAATCGTCAATTCTCGGCAGGCTCGGTCTTTCGCCACGCCGCTATGTCGCCGTGACGCTTCACCGTCCGAGCAATGTCGATGACTACAAAAATTTCGGGAGTATTCTCGGCGCTTTCGAGACAATCGGGCATGAGATGAAGATCGTGTTTCCCATCCATCCCCGGACACGTAAAAATATCGGGAACATGGGATTTTCGGATCGTATAGCTTCCATGAAAAATCTTGAAATTACCGACCCGCTCGGTTATCTCGATTTTCTGTGGCTCATGAATAATGCCGCTGTCGTTCTGACAGACTCCGGCGGAATTCAGGAGGAGACGACGATTCTCGGTGTTCCGTGCATGACGCTCCGTGAAAATACGGAACGGCCGGTGACGATAACTGAAGGAACCAACCGTCTCGTTCCCCTGACCACCCGTGATATCCTCTTCCACTTCAACACCATCATCGGTCAGGGAATCACACCTGCTCCCCGAGTGCCGAAATTCTGGGATGGGAAAGCCGCGGAGCGTATCGTCGCGATCATTGAAAGCGATCACGGCCTATCGGGTGAGACAGCATGA